In the genome of Neovison vison isolate M4711 chromosome 3, ASM_NN_V1, whole genome shotgun sequence, one region contains:
- the LOC122903010 gene encoding myosin regulatory light polypeptide 9 — MSSKRAKTKTTKKRPQRATSNVFAMFDQSQIQEFKEAFNMIDQNRDGFIDKEDLHDMLASLGKNPTDEYLDAMMNEAPGPINFTMFLTMFGEKLNGTDPEDVIRNAFACFDEEATGTIQEDYLRELLTTMGDRFTDEEVDELYREAPIDKKGNFNYIEFTRILKHGAKDKDD, encoded by the exons ATGTCGAGCAAAAGGGCAAAGACCAAGACCACCAAGAAGCGCCCCCAGCGCGCAACATCCAACGTATTTGCCATGTTTGATCAGTCACAGATTCAGGAATTCAAAGAGGCCTTCAACATGATTGATCAGAACAGAGATGGTTTCATTGACAAGGAAGATTTGCATGATATGCTTGCCTCCTTAG gaaaaaatccAACTGATGAGTATCTGGATGCCATGATGAATGAGGCTCCTGGGCCCATAAATTTTACCATGTTTCTCACTATGTTTGGTGAAAAGTTAAATGGCACAGATCCGGAAGATGTCATCAGAAATGCTTTCGCTTGCTTTGATGAAGAAGCAACTG GCACCATCCAGGAAGATTACCTGAGAGAGCTGCTGACAACCATGGGAGATCGGTTTACAGACGAGGAGGTGGATGAGCTGTACAGAGAAGCGCCTATCGACAAAAAGGGAAATTTCAATTATATTGAGTTCACGCGCATCCTTAAACATGGAGCAAAAGACAAAGATGACTGA